One Alcaligenes ammonioxydans DNA segment encodes these proteins:
- a CDS encoding MurR/RpiR family transcriptional regulator, whose product MEPLLRLQRLLPELTPELRRAAQWVERHPVEVSLWSMRKQAQALSLAPATMLRLAKAAGYESYDGFREPFQQALHRTSGTMAARAQNLQGSRASEQQARDLGAQQEQALASVLRLNPLNALDACARAILGASKVGFLGLGASFACAFQMHYAYQLIRGDGVLLNRAADLLLELETGLDSGSVLLVISQAPYVKAVVNSVQQAVQRGIPVVAITDSVLSPIAQGARHVLLFEAQTGGQCAASFFHSLVGAVTVAEHLLARIAALGGKPVVQRLAQLETSFRSQGIYWQHDEEAGPAPAK is encoded by the coding sequence ATGGAGCCCTTGTTACGCCTGCAGCGTCTCTTGCCTGAGCTGACTCCCGAGTTGCGTCGGGCGGCCCAATGGGTAGAACGCCATCCGGTAGAGGTCAGCCTGTGGTCCATGCGCAAGCAGGCGCAGGCCTTGTCGCTGGCTCCGGCCACCATGCTCCGTCTGGCCAAAGCGGCGGGCTATGAAAGCTATGATGGCTTTCGCGAGCCCTTCCAACAGGCTTTGCATCGCACCAGCGGCACGATGGCCGCACGCGCCCAGAACTTGCAAGGCAGCCGTGCCTCGGAGCAACAGGCCAGGGACTTGGGTGCGCAACAGGAGCAGGCGTTGGCGTCCGTGTTGCGGCTCAACCCGCTTAATGCGCTTGATGCGTGCGCCCGGGCCATTCTGGGCGCGTCCAAGGTCGGGTTCTTGGGGCTGGGAGCCAGCTTTGCCTGCGCTTTTCAGATGCATTACGCCTATCAGCTGATTCGGGGCGACGGTGTCTTGCTGAACCGGGCGGCCGATTTGCTGCTGGAGCTGGAAACGGGTCTGGATAGCGGCAGTGTGTTGCTGGTCATCAGTCAGGCGCCGTACGTTAAAGCCGTGGTCAACAGCGTGCAGCAAGCGGTGCAACGCGGGATTCCCGTCGTGGCAATTACCGATAGTGTGTTGTCACCGATTGCACAAGGTGCCCGGCATGTTTTGTTGTTTGAGGCACAGACCGGTGGTCAGTGCGCAGCAAGTTTTTTCCATTCCCTGGTGGGAGCCGTCACCGTGGCCGAGCATCTGCTGGCGCGGATCGCCGCGCTGGGAGGCAAGCCGGTTGTACAGCGCTTGGCGCAACTGGAGACATCCTTTCGTAGTCAGGGAATTTATTGGCAGCACGATGAAGAGGCAGGCCCGGCTCCTGCAAAGTGA
- a CDS encoding ABC transporter ATP-binding protein — translation MNNNDLNAAVQVRDIHKRFGTNEVLKGISLQAHKGDVLSIIGASGSGKSTLLRCINHLVVPDQGEIQIGNDILRSHRNRKGICQTDNPRLLEQVRARLGMVFQNFNLWSHRTVLQNVTEGPIHVKGRPAREAADYARELLGKVGLSTKCDAYPAELSGGQQQRVAIARALAMDPDVLLFDEPTSALDPEMVGEVLRVIRQLAQEGRTMILVTHEMNFARDVSSETIFMHNGLIEERGHPKDLFDRPQSERLQQFLQPMQ, via the coding sequence GTGAATAACAATGACCTGAACGCGGCGGTCCAGGTACGCGACATCCACAAACGCTTTGGCACCAACGAGGTGCTCAAGGGCATTTCCCTGCAAGCCCACAAGGGCGATGTGCTTTCCATCATCGGTGCCTCCGGTTCGGGCAAAAGCACCTTGCTGCGCTGCATCAACCATCTGGTCGTCCCCGATCAGGGCGAGATCCAGATCGGCAATGACATTTTGCGCAGCCACCGCAATCGCAAGGGAATTTGCCAGACGGACAATCCGCGCCTGCTTGAACAAGTCCGCGCACGCCTGGGCATGGTGTTTCAGAACTTCAATCTTTGGTCGCACCGCACGGTGCTGCAAAACGTCACCGAAGGCCCCATCCATGTCAAAGGACGTCCGGCCCGGGAAGCGGCCGACTACGCCCGCGAACTGCTGGGCAAGGTGGGTCTGAGCACTAAGTGTGATGCCTATCCAGCCGAGCTGTCGGGCGGACAGCAGCAGCGTGTGGCCATTGCCCGCGCCCTGGCCATGGACCCGGATGTCTTGCTGTTTGACGAGCCGACCTCGGCGCTGGACCCGGAAATGGTGGGCGAGGTACTGCGTGTGATTCGCCAATTGGCCCAGGAAGGCCGCACCATGATTTTGGTGACCCACGAAATGAACTTTGCGCGCGACGTCTCTTCCGAGACCATTTTCATGCACAACGGCCTGATTGAAGAGCGCGGCCACCCCAAAGACCTGTTCGATAGGCCACAATCCGAGCGTCTACAGCAGTTTTTACAACCAATGCAGTAA
- a CDS encoding TAXI family TRAP transporter solute-binding subunit codes for MEHISKQTGKKKVWALSATAAVCAMLLSPLPASAQQKFVSIGTGGVTGVYYAAGGAICRLVNKDRGTDGVRCSVESTGGSVFNVNTIKAGELDLGVVQSDVGYNAYNGEGQFKDGGAYKKLRSVFSIHPEPFTVLSRKEANINTFDDFKGKRFNVGNPGSGTRASMDQLLQAMGLDNSFFSLASELRPDEHGPALCDGKIDGFIYGVGHPSANIQDPTTSCGAKLVPLTGAAVDKLVETYPYYAKAVIPGGLYPNNPDDVQTYGVLATFVTSEDVPEESVYNVVKAVFDNFDDFKRLHPALANLKKEDMVKNGLSAPLHKGAEKYFKEKGLL; via the coding sequence ATGGAACACATTAGCAAACAAACCGGCAAAAAGAAGGTGTGGGCGCTCAGCGCAACGGCGGCGGTTTGCGCCATGCTACTGAGCCCTCTGCCGGCCAGTGCCCAGCAGAAATTTGTCAGTATCGGCACGGGAGGCGTGACTGGCGTGTATTACGCCGCGGGCGGTGCGATTTGCCGTCTGGTCAATAAAGATCGGGGTACCGATGGCGTGCGCTGCTCGGTAGAGTCCACCGGAGGCTCGGTTTTCAACGTCAATACCATCAAGGCCGGTGAGCTGGACCTGGGCGTGGTGCAGTCCGATGTAGGTTACAACGCCTATAACGGTGAAGGGCAGTTCAAGGACGGAGGGGCTTACAAGAAGCTGCGTTCGGTGTTTTCTATTCACCCGGAACCCTTTACCGTGCTTTCGCGCAAAGAGGCCAACATCAATACCTTTGATGATTTCAAGGGAAAACGCTTTAACGTGGGCAATCCGGGCTCGGGCACACGGGCATCGATGGATCAGTTGTTGCAGGCAATGGGTCTGGACAACAGCTTTTTCTCGCTGGCCTCGGAACTGCGTCCTGATGAGCATGGCCCGGCCCTGTGTGACGGCAAGATCGATGGCTTCATTTATGGCGTAGGCCACCCCTCGGCCAATATTCAGGACCCCACCACCTCTTGCGGCGCCAAGCTGGTCCCGCTGACCGGAGCGGCGGTAGACAAGTTGGTCGAGACCTATCCCTACTACGCCAAAGCCGTGATTCCAGGCGGGCTGTACCCAAATAACCCGGACGATGTGCAAACCTACGGCGTTTTGGCCACTTTTGTGACCTCGGAAGATGTGCCCGAAGAGTCGGTCTATAACGTTGTCAAAGCCGTGTTCGACAATTTTGACGACTTCAAGCGCTTGCACCCTGCATTGGCAAACCTGAAAAAAGAGGACATGGTTAAAAATGGCCTGTCCGCTCCCTTGCACAAAGGGGCTGAAAAGTACTTCAAGGAAAAAGGGCTGCTGTAA
- a CDS encoding pseudouridine synthase has product MTPINSVPPVPSRDGVSPSKVWCPPGPWQRLDEFLLQRFPHVNPEVLLDRLRRGDILDQNAVPQTLDSPYRAERWLWYFRMVDKETIVPFEMPILYADECLIAVDKPHFLATTPGGRYLHETALSRLRKHFKEDGISPIHRLDRETAGILLFCRDPSARGAYQSLFQQGGIEKEYEAVAPFQEKLASGLVYRSRLKEVPGRFVMEEVAGEPNSSTEIVCERHWQTGQGDHRALYRLRPHSGRKHQLRVHLSSLGAPILNDVFYPELLPERAADDFSQPLQLLARHIAFIDPLSGQPRRFSSQRQLELA; this is encoded by the coding sequence ATGACACCGATAAACAGCGTCCCGCCCGTGCCTTCGCGTGACGGGGTCAGCCCCAGCAAAGTGTGGTGCCCGCCCGGTCCGTGGCAGCGGCTCGATGAGTTTTTGCTGCAGCGTTTTCCACATGTGAATCCTGAGGTTTTGCTCGATAGACTCAGGCGTGGCGACATTCTGGATCAGAATGCGGTACCCCAGACGCTGGATTCACCCTACCGGGCTGAGCGTTGGCTGTGGTACTTCCGCATGGTGGACAAGGAAACCATCGTTCCCTTTGAGATGCCCATCCTGTATGCGGATGAGTGTTTGATTGCGGTCGACAAGCCGCATTTTCTGGCGACGACGCCCGGCGGACGCTATTTGCATGAAACAGCCTTGAGTCGCCTGCGAAAACATTTCAAAGAGGATGGCATCAGCCCTATTCACCGGCTGGACCGGGAAACAGCGGGTATTTTGCTGTTTTGTCGGGACCCGTCTGCCCGTGGGGCATATCAGTCCCTGTTTCAGCAAGGTGGCATTGAGAAGGAATATGAGGCGGTGGCACCATTTCAGGAAAAACTGGCAAGCGGGCTGGTGTACCGTAGCCGCCTGAAAGAGGTGCCGGGCCGTTTTGTGATGGAAGAAGTGGCGGGAGAGCCCAACAGCAGTACCGAAATCGTGTGCGAGCGACATTGGCAGACCGGGCAGGGCGATCATCGGGCGCTTTATCGCCTGCGCCCGCATAGCGGTCGCAAGCATCAGTTGCGGGTGCATTTGAGCAGCTTGGGTGCCCCCATTCTCAATGATGTGTTTTATCCGGAGTTATTGCCCGAGCGCGCTGCCGATGATTTCAGTCAGCCGCTGCAATTGCTGGCGCGGCACATTGCATTCATCGACCCTTTGAGTGGCCAGCCACGGCGCTTTAGCAGCCAACGTCAGCTGGAGCTGGCCTAG
- a CDS encoding asparaginase, translated as MPTRPKLALVGTGGTIAATTQSNLGLTDYDITQGVETLLQAVPALNELADLECHQIFNVDSRAMSSRMLLELSHKLNALLARPDINGAVITHGTDTLEESAFFLHLTLKTDKPVVMTAAMRPASALSADGPLNLYQAVQVACSSRAQDQGVLVLLNDQIHSARFLSKQHTTQTGAFGSPDAGPLGLVAGGQARFMMRSLLPHTHSSLFDVRSLHSLPKVQIFYDHPDTLAELYRHAAQSGVQGLVVAATGNGSLTPGALEGVSLAHRLGVVCVRASRIPAGPVTDSAYDADHHTIAAHYLPAQKARILLMLSLANKLEHDEIEAVFRDY; from the coding sequence ATGCCAACACGCCCCAAACTGGCCCTGGTGGGCACCGGCGGCACGATTGCCGCCACCACCCAATCCAATCTGGGCCTGACTGACTACGACATCACCCAGGGCGTGGAAACGCTTTTACAAGCCGTACCGGCTCTCAATGAGCTGGCCGACCTGGAATGCCACCAGATTTTCAACGTGGACAGTCGGGCCATGAGTTCGCGGATGCTGTTGGAGCTATCCCACAAACTCAATGCGCTGCTGGCACGCCCCGATATCAACGGCGCCGTCATTACCCATGGCACCGACACCCTGGAAGAAAGTGCTTTTTTCCTGCACCTGACCCTGAAAACCGATAAGCCGGTGGTGATGACAGCGGCCATGCGCCCGGCCTCGGCCCTGAGCGCCGACGGACCGCTGAACCTATACCAGGCAGTGCAAGTGGCCTGCTCGTCGCGGGCTCAGGATCAGGGCGTGCTGGTGCTGCTCAATGACCAGATTCACAGCGCCCGTTTTCTGAGCAAGCAACACACCACCCAGACCGGCGCATTTGGTTCGCCCGATGCCGGCCCACTGGGACTGGTAGCGGGCGGCCAGGCTCGTTTCATGATGCGCAGCCTGCTGCCCCATACCCACAGCAGCCTGTTCGATGTTCGCTCTTTGCACAGCCTGCCCAAAGTGCAGATTTTTTACGATCATCCCGACACGCTGGCCGAACTGTATCGCCACGCGGCCCAAAGCGGCGTGCAGGGCCTGGTAGTGGCCGCAACCGGAAACGGCAGCCTGACTCCTGGCGCGCTGGAAGGGGTCAGCCTGGCTCACCGGCTCGGCGTGGTCTGTGTCCGCGCCTCCCGTATCCCTGCAGGGCCTGTGACAGACAGCGCTTATGATGCCGACCATCACACGATCGCAGCGCATTACCTGCCCGCGCAAAAGGCCCGAATCTTGTTGATGCTGTCCTTGGCCAACAAGCTGGAACACGATGAGATCGAAGCGGTTTTCCGCGATTACTGA
- a CDS encoding ABC transporter permease has product MIDLELFNTTIETLFKGFGMSVYIGLWGIVLSLFIGLSLALMRQSHSRLLNGFAFGYSTVFRGTPLLVQLFLLYYGVGTVSFVRETPALWWLFSDGMRCAILAIGLNSGAYVSEVFRGGFQAVPVGQIEAAKSIGMSAWMRFRRVVFPLAIRQALPAYSNEIVLAIKGTSLASTIAVMDLTGHAKRLMNQNYAIIETFVIAGLLYLLINFTLLSVVHLIERWLKVRR; this is encoded by the coding sequence ATGATAGATCTGGAATTATTCAACACGACCATCGAAACCCTGTTCAAAGGGTTTGGCATGAGCGTGTATATCGGTCTGTGGGGCATTGTGCTGTCGCTGTTCATCGGCCTGTCCCTGGCCCTGATGCGCCAGTCCCACAGCCGTCTTCTGAACGGTTTTGCCTTTGGCTACAGCACCGTTTTTCGGGGCACCCCCCTGCTGGTTCAGTTATTTCTGCTGTATTACGGCGTAGGCACGGTGAGTTTTGTACGCGAGACCCCCGCCCTATGGTGGCTGTTCAGCGATGGCATGCGCTGCGCCATTTTGGCCATTGGCCTGAACAGTGGCGCCTATGTCAGCGAAGTGTTCCGTGGGGGCTTTCAGGCCGTTCCGGTCGGCCAGATCGAGGCCGCCAAATCCATCGGCATGTCCGCCTGGATGCGCTTTCGCCGCGTCGTCTTCCCCCTGGCCATCCGCCAGGCCTTGCCGGCCTACAGCAATGAAATCGTGCTGGCCATCAAAGGCACCAGTCTGGCCTCGACCATTGCCGTCATGGATCTGACCGGCCATGCCAAACGCTTGATGAACCAGAACTACGCCATCATCGAGACCTTCGTGATTGCGGGCCTGCTGTACCTGCTGATTAACTTTACCCTGCTGTCGGTAGTACACCTGATCGAGCGCTGGTTGAAAGTTCGCCGTTGA
- a CDS encoding Glu/Leu/Phe/Val family dehydrogenase, whose amino-acid sequence MTDRPTHALPSYLNADDVGPWGIYLEQVERVTPYLGKLSRWVETLKRPKRTLIVDVPIELDNGTVAHFEGYRVQHNTSRGPGKGGVRYHQDVTLSEVMALAAWMSIKSAAVNLPFGGAKGGIRIDPRNYSQAELERITRRYTSEIGVIIGPNKDIPAPDVNTNAQTMAWMMDTYSMNVGGTSTGVVTGKPVSLGGSLGRVEATGRGVFTVGCEAARDAGIDLNGARVIVQGFGNVGGTAARLFQEAGAKVLAVQDHTGTVYNPNGLDVLALLNHMEQHKGLAGAPNAEAIANEDFWHIETDLLIPAALEGQINKHNADRIRARIVIEGANGPTTPEADDILNSKGVTIVPDVVANAGGVTVSYFEWVQDFSSFFWTEDEINNRLEMMMRSAYTTVAAVAKEHNVTLRTAAFIVGCARILESRQVRGLYP is encoded by the coding sequence ATGACAGATCGTCCCACCCATGCTTTGCCGTCATACCTGAACGCCGACGACGTCGGCCCGTGGGGTATTTATCTCGAACAAGTGGAGCGAGTCACACCGTATCTGGGCAAACTGTCCCGATGGGTTGAAACACTCAAGCGTCCCAAGCGCACACTGATTGTCGATGTCCCCATTGAACTGGATAACGGCACCGTGGCTCATTTTGAGGGCTACCGCGTTCAGCACAATACTTCCCGTGGCCCTGGCAAGGGCGGCGTGCGCTATCACCAGGACGTGACCTTGTCCGAAGTGATGGCCCTGGCTGCCTGGATGTCGATCAAATCGGCTGCCGTGAATCTGCCATTTGGCGGTGCCAAGGGCGGTATTCGTATTGACCCGCGCAACTACTCCCAGGCCGAACTGGAGCGCATCACCCGCCGCTACACCAGCGAGATCGGCGTGATCATCGGCCCCAACAAGGACATTCCTGCTCCGGACGTCAACACCAACGCCCAGACCATGGCCTGGATGATGGACACCTATTCCATGAACGTGGGCGGCACCAGCACAGGGGTGGTCACCGGCAAGCCCGTGTCCCTGGGCGGCAGCCTGGGCCGGGTGGAAGCCACCGGGCGCGGCGTATTTACCGTAGGCTGCGAAGCGGCCCGTGATGCCGGCATCGACCTGAACGGCGCACGCGTCATTGTGCAAGGCTTCGGTAATGTGGGCGGCACTGCGGCGCGTCTGTTCCAGGAAGCCGGCGCCAAGGTGCTGGCCGTACAGGACCACACCGGCACCGTGTACAACCCCAACGGCCTGGATGTACTGGCCTTACTGAACCACATGGAACAGCACAAGGGTCTGGCCGGCGCTCCCAACGCGGAGGCCATCGCCAATGAAGACTTCTGGCACATTGAAACCGATCTGCTGATTCCGGCTGCCCTGGAAGGCCAGATCAACAAGCACAATGCCGACCGCATTCGCGCCCGCATTGTGATCGAGGGTGCCAATGGCCCCACCACCCCCGAAGCCGACGACATTCTGAACAGCAAGGGCGTGACCATTGTGCCGGACGTGGTCGCCAACGCCGGTGGTGTCACCGTGTCCTATTTCGAGTGGGTCCAGGACTTCTCCAGCTTCTTCTGGACCGAGGACGAGATCAACAACCGTCTGGAAATGATGATGCGCTCGGCCTACACCACCGTGGCGGCGGTCGCCAAGGAGCACAACGTCACCTTGCGCACGGCTGCCTTTATCGTGGGTTGCGCCCGCATTCTGGAATCTCGTCAGGTACGCGGCCTGTATCCTTAA
- a CDS encoding TRAP transporter permease, whose translation MTQQEPKKTAQDVALTQDETAQLEKLVADVDRGGRSVTGAAGMVLFLAAIGWSLFQLWYASPLPFALNLGIFNDTEARALHLGIAMFLAYLAYPACKSSARDRIPVQDWILALIAAFCGSYLFFFYKELAMRPGIPTTMDVVVASVGLVLLLEATRRSLGAPMAVLALIFIAYIFLGPWLPDALSHRGASLQRLVSHMWLTTEGVYGVALGVSVSYIFIFVLLGSLLDRCGAGNYMMQVSFALLGHLRGGPAKVAVVSSAVNGIVSASSVANVVTGGIFTIPLMKKAGYGGIRAGAIETASSVNGQIMPPVMGAAAFLMIEYVGIPYTDIIRHALLPAVISYIALFYIVHLEALKLGIQPMMASGKPKTFVQKLAGWGMGTAGTLIVMGLVYWIGVGVQAVAGAAAIWILLFLLLALYVFLLKVAADHEDLPTDINVNTPVRPEPWPTVRAGLYFLIPIGILVWCLTVEMMSAGLSAFWAVMAMLFQMATQRPIIAWFRKQATAQPLRQGISEVWVGLQEGARNMVGIGIACGTAGLIVGAITLTGLGLRMTAFVEMVSMGNVLVMLFFTAAVCLVLGLGMPTTANYILMATLMAPVVVELGAQSGMVIPLIAVHMFVFYYGIMADITPPVGLATFAAAAISGEDPIKTGVQGVTYAMRTAVLPFMFIFNPMLLLIGIHSAWELMLVVLGATVASLAFAAATMGWLRIKTSWLETGLLLLVTFMLFRPDWFMDHVAEKYQDRPASELMQIVQTIPDGGNLVVQLAGMNLEGKDLQKTVAVSLPALPPGDQASGLAAASKRLSQAGLTIMAFGDTAQIASVSFGSPARRAGWEQGWDIEQVKVPHPDRPSEFWVYIPAFLILIWLWTRQGVRMRRIPDPVRH comes from the coding sequence ATGACACAACAAGAACCTAAAAAAACGGCGCAGGACGTCGCTCTGACACAGGATGAAACAGCACAACTGGAAAAACTGGTTGCCGATGTAGACCGGGGCGGGCGCTCGGTCACGGGTGCGGCGGGCATGGTGTTGTTCCTGGCTGCAATCGGCTGGTCTCTGTTCCAGCTCTGGTACGCCTCTCCGTTGCCTTTTGCCCTGAATCTGGGGATTTTCAATGATACTGAGGCGCGTGCCCTGCACTTGGGCATCGCCATGTTTCTGGCCTATCTGGCGTATCCTGCCTGCAAGAGTTCGGCTCGGGATCGCATCCCAGTTCAAGACTGGATATTGGCGCTGATCGCCGCATTTTGCGGCTCGTATCTGTTCTTTTTCTATAAAGAGCTGGCCATGCGTCCCGGCATCCCGACCACGATGGATGTGGTGGTGGCCAGTGTGGGTCTGGTCTTGCTGCTGGAGGCCACGCGGCGCTCCCTGGGCGCGCCCATGGCGGTATTGGCGCTTATTTTCATTGCCTATATCTTTTTGGGCCCCTGGTTGCCCGATGCCTTGTCCCACCGTGGCGCTTCCTTGCAGCGTCTGGTCTCACACATGTGGTTGACCACCGAAGGGGTCTACGGGGTGGCCCTGGGCGTTTCTGTTTCTTATATTTTCATTTTTGTATTGCTGGGCTCGTTGCTGGATCGTTGCGGGGCGGGCAATTACATGATGCAGGTCTCCTTTGCCTTGTTGGGGCACTTGCGCGGCGGGCCTGCCAAAGTGGCGGTGGTGTCCTCGGCGGTCAATGGCATTGTGTCGGCCTCCTCGGTTGCCAATGTGGTGACGGGGGGCATTTTCACCATCCCCCTGATGAAAAAAGCCGGTTACGGTGGCATCCGTGCCGGCGCGATTGAAACCGCCTCCTCGGTCAATGGGCAGATCATGCCCCCAGTCATGGGCGCAGCTGCGTTTCTGATGATTGAGTATGTCGGCATTCCCTATACCGACATCATTCGGCATGCCTTGCTGCCTGCGGTCATTTCGTACATTGCCCTGTTCTACATCGTGCACCTGGAGGCGCTCAAACTGGGGATTCAACCGATGATGGCATCGGGCAAGCCCAAGACCTTTGTGCAAAAACTGGCTGGCTGGGGCATGGGGACGGCCGGCACCCTGATTGTGATGGGGCTGGTGTACTGGATAGGCGTCGGCGTGCAGGCGGTGGCCGGTGCCGCTGCAATCTGGATTCTGTTGTTCCTGCTACTGGCCTTGTACGTGTTTTTGCTGAAAGTGGCAGCGGATCATGAGGATCTGCCCACCGATATCAATGTGAACACGCCGGTGCGGCCCGAACCCTGGCCAACGGTGCGAGCCGGTTTGTATTTCCTGATCCCGATTGGCATTTTGGTCTGGTGCCTGACGGTAGAGATGATGTCTGCGGGCCTGTCGGCTTTCTGGGCAGTAATGGCCATGTTGTTCCAGATGGCGACACAACGGCCCATCATCGCCTGGTTTCGCAAACAGGCGACCGCCCAGCCTCTGCGCCAGGGCATCAGTGAAGTCTGGGTGGGGCTGCAGGAAGGCGCTCGCAATATGGTGGGCATCGGCATTGCCTGCGGGACGGCGGGCCTGATTGTAGGGGCCATCACACTGACTGGCCTGGGCCTGCGCATGACTGCCTTCGTGGAGATGGTATCCATGGGCAATGTGCTGGTCATGCTGTTTTTCACCGCTGCAGTATGTCTGGTTCTGGGTCTGGGTATGCCAACGACCGCCAACTACATTTTGATGGCGACCTTGATGGCCCCCGTCGTGGTGGAACTGGGGGCGCAAAGCGGGATGGTCATTCCGCTGATTGCGGTCCACATGTTTGTGTTCTATTACGGGATCATGGCGGACATCACACCGCCGGTCGGCCTGGCCACCTTTGCAGCGGCAGCCATTTCAGGTGAGGACCCGATCAAGACGGGCGTGCAGGGCGTGACCTATGCGATGCGCACCGCCGTGTTGCCGTTCATGTTCATCTTCAATCCCATGCTGCTGCTGATCGGCATTCACAGTGCCTGGGAATTAATGCTGGTGGTGCTGGGCGCCACGGTTGCATCGCTGGCCTTTGCCGCAGCCACCATGGGCTGGTTGCGGATCAAGACGAGCTGGCTGGAGACCGGCCTGCTGTTGCTGGTGACTTTCATGTTGTTCCGCCCCGACTGGTTTATGGATCACGTTGCTGAGAAATATCAGGATCGTCCTGCTTCGGAGTTGATGCAGATTGTGCAGACCATACCGGATGGCGGAAATCTGGTGGTTCAACTGGCCGGGATGAACCTGGAAGGCAAGGATTTGCAGAAAACAGTAGCGGTGTCGTTGCCGGCCTTGCCGCCAGGTGACCAAGCGAGCGGTCTGGCAGCGGCCAGCAAGCGCTTGTCGCAAGCGGGCCTGACGATCATGGCATTTGGCGACACGGCCCAAATTGCATCCGTGAGTTTTGGCAGTCCCGCACGTCGAGCCGGGTGGGAGCAAGGCTGGGACATTGAGCAGGTGAAGGTGCCTCATCCAGATCGCCCTTCGGAATTCTGGGTGTATATACCCGCTTTTCTGATCTTGATCTGGCTGTGGACTCGTCAAGGTGTGCGGATGCGTCGTATCCCCGATCCGGTTCGGCACTGA
- a CDS encoding transporter substrate-binding domain-containing protein, with amino-acid sequence MSFLSKTLICASLALLGSQAAMADTLKIGTEGGYPPWSMVDAAGKVTGFDADIGAALCKELNSDCKFIVQAFDSLIPSLDAKRFDLIISGMSYTPERAKRVNFSIPYAVEDAIFVLPKNSELIGADNEQTIFDGLAGKTIGVQGGTTHGAFLAKKAPKTTVKNYETLDQMQIDLDAGRLNGTFADLTSQSKFLHKVGEQNFALSKLVIKGSSDPETLGYGIAVGIHKDNAELKAKVDAALCKLIDDGTVKTASEKWFDIDIANYEICKK; translated from the coding sequence ATGAGTTTCCTCAGCAAGACCCTGATCTGTGCAAGCCTGGCCCTGTTGGGCTCCCAGGCTGCAATGGCAGACACCCTGAAAATCGGTACCGAAGGTGGTTACCCGCCATGGAGCATGGTGGACGCCGCTGGTAAAGTCACCGGCTTTGACGCCGATATTGGCGCAGCCCTGTGCAAAGAGCTGAACAGCGATTGCAAATTCATCGTGCAAGCCTTTGACAGCCTGATTCCTTCCCTGGATGCCAAACGCTTTGACCTGATCATCTCGGGCATGTCCTATACACCCGAGCGTGCCAAGCGCGTCAATTTCAGTATTCCTTACGCCGTTGAAGACGCGATTTTCGTGTTGCCCAAGAACAGCGAGCTGATCGGCGCCGACAACGAACAGACCATTTTTGACGGCCTGGCCGGTAAAACCATTGGCGTTCAGGGCGGCACCACACATGGCGCTTTCCTGGCCAAGAAAGCCCCCAAGACCACTGTCAAGAATTACGAAACCCTGGACCAGATGCAAATTGATCTGGACGCCGGTCGTCTGAACGGCACCTTTGCCGACCTGACCTCTCAGTCCAAATTCCTGCATAAGGTTGGCGAGCAGAACTTTGCCCTGTCCAAGCTGGTCATCAAGGGCTCCTCCGATCCCGAGACGCTGGGTTACGGCATTGCCGTCGGTATCCACAAAGACAATGCAGAACTGAAAGCCAAGGTTGATGCTGCCCTGTGCAAGCTGATTGACGATGGCACCGTCAAGACCGCCAGCGAAAAGTGGTTTGACATCGACATCGCCAACTACGAGATCTGCAAGAAATAA
- a CDS encoding ABC transporter permease: protein MLETIFNVLREGWGWMFLRGAAMTLLISVLGMALGVVIGITGASIKTNGPRWLRGPVSLYTTVVRSIPELLIIYLLFFGSVQFVSDLADFMRMEDVVTRWFPALVGILAIGLIAGSYSVEVFRGALQAIPEGQIEAAKAIGMSSWQRLRRIILPQMFWYALPGANNVWQTALKDTALISLVGLVEIMRAATLGAANTREPMAMYLIAGVLYFLIGACSQALFLLAERYTGKGMRARP, encoded by the coding sequence ATGCTAGAGACCATTTTTAATGTGCTGCGCGAAGGCTGGGGCTGGATGTTCCTTCGCGGAGCGGCAATGACCTTGCTGATCTCCGTTTTGGGCATGGCCCTTGGCGTTGTCATTGGAATTACAGGAGCCAGCATCAAGACCAACGGGCCACGCTGGCTGCGTGGCCCCGTCAGCTTGTACACCACGGTTGTGCGCAGCATCCCTGAGCTGCTCATCATCTATCTGCTGTTTTTCGGCTCGGTGCAATTTGTCTCCGATCTGGCCGACTTCATGCGCATGGAAGATGTCGTCACCCGCTGGTTTCCCGCCCTGGTGGGCATTTTGGCGATTGGCCTGATTGCCGGCTCGTACAGCGTGGAAGTCTTTCGCGGCGCCTTGCAGGCCATTCCTGAAGGCCAGATCGAGGCGGCCAAGGCCATCGGCATGTCATCCTGGCAGCGCCTGCGCCGCATTATCCTGCCGCAAATGTTCTGGTATGCCTTGCCCGGCGCCAATAATGTCTGGCAGACCGCACTCAAGGACACCGCCCTGATCTCGCTGGTCGGCCTGGTCGAAATCATGCGCGCCGCCACCCTGGGAGCGGCCAACACACGCGAACCGATGGCCATGTACCTGATTGCGGGTGTGCTTTATTTTCTGATCGGTGCCTGTAGTCAGGCCCTGTTTTTACTGGCCGAACGCTATACCGGCAAAGGCATGAGAGCCCGGCCATGA